In the Rhodospirillaceae bacterium genome, one interval contains:
- the pabB gene encoding aminodeoxychorismate synthase component I, which produces MRAITASLHVLEIPFTDPLRAFRPFADDPVVAFFDSATEAGGQGRYSYIAIDPFRVLRTELLENTNPFDALDVELSKYNLPRHPNLPPFQTGAAGVLSYEAGRHLEKLPAPKSQGQDFPEMVIGLYDTVAAFDMKEQKAWVLASDVADGDVNLPKRLPPETRAKHMAQKIATAPELNDPDWASSGSWQPEVGREDYEAALGQVIEYIHAGDIFQANLTQRFLGTLPENLTAFMLYQRLRDLSPAPFAAYLSCGPDEAVLSASPELFLSLDDAGQVATRPIKGTRPRGATEAEDAVLKGVLQNSEKDRAENLMIVDLLRNDLSRVCDVGSVRVGHLYSLETFATVHHLVSEIKGRLQVGLGPVDLLRATFPGGSITGAPKIRAMEIINELEPAHRGPYCGTIVRIGFDGSMDSSIVIRTLTVKDNTVVAQAGGGVVADSSPAAEYEESLTKVAPLLRALDPLARP; this is translated from the coding sequence ATGCGCGCGATAACAGCGTCTCTTCATGTTCTTGAAATTCCCTTTACCGATCCGCTGCGGGCATTCCGGCCGTTTGCCGACGACCCCGTCGTGGCATTTTTCGACAGTGCGACCGAAGCCGGGGGCCAGGGCCGATATAGCTATATCGCGATTGATCCCTTTCGGGTTTTGCGAACGGAACTTTTAGAGAACACCAACCCGTTCGATGCCTTGGACGTAGAATTATCGAAATACAATCTCCCTCGCCATCCAAACTTGCCCCCCTTTCAAACGGGTGCCGCCGGCGTTTTGAGTTATGAGGCCGGTCGCCACCTGGAAAAATTGCCTGCACCCAAATCCCAAGGGCAGGATTTTCCGGAGATGGTCATTGGTCTCTATGACACTGTCGCCGCGTTTGACATGAAAGAGCAGAAGGCGTGGGTGTTGGCCAGTGACGTTGCTGACGGTGACGTTAATTTGCCAAAAAGATTACCGCCAGAAACTCGGGCCAAACACATGGCGCAAAAAATTGCTACCGCGCCTGAATTGAATGACCCAGATTGGGCATCGTCAGGAAGCTGGCAACCTGAAGTTGGCCGCGAAGACTACGAAGCGGCCCTTGGCCAAGTGATAGAGTACATTCACGCGGGCGATATTTTTCAGGCCAATCTGACCCAACGTTTTTTAGGAACCCTGCCAGAAAATCTTACGGCTTTTATGTTGTATCAGCGTCTTCGCGATTTGAGCCCAGCGCCGTTCGCAGCCTACCTATCTTGTGGTCCGGATGAAGCCGTATTGTCTGCATCGCCCGAACTGTTTTTGTCGCTTGATGATGCGGGTCAAGTTGCCACACGACCGATCAAAGGAACCCGCCCCCGGGGTGCGACCGAAGCCGAAGATGCGGTTCTTAAGGGTGTGCTGCAAAACAGCGAAAAAGACCGCGCGGAAAATTTAATGATCGTTGATCTGTTGAGAAATGATCTTTCTCGGGTTTGTGACGTGGGCTCTGTTCGTGTTGGCCATCTCTATAGCCTGGAAACTTTTGCGACGGTGCATCATTTGGTTTCTGAAATTAAGGGCCGATTACAGGTTGGGCTCGGACCTGTTGATTTATTACGCGCAACTTTCCCAGGTGGATCAATCACTGGCGCGCCAAAAATCCGCGCCATGGAAATTATCAACGAATTGGAACCAGCCCACCGTGGCCCCTATTGCGGCACAATTGTTCGAATAGGCTTCGATGGCTCCATGGACTCCAGCATCGTAATCCGCACCTTGACGGTAAAAGACAATACCGTCGTTGCCCAGGCAGGCGGTGGCGTCGTTGCGGATTCCAGCCCGGCGGCAGAGTATGAAGAATCCTTGACGAAGGTCGCGCCTTTATTGCGGGCGCTTGATCCTTTGGCCCGGCCATGA
- a CDS encoding 2-keto-4-methylthiobutyrate aminotransferase, with protein MKVYLNGTLVDRDDARIDPMDRGLLLADGLFETIRIEDGDPTRLDRHLHRLNHGCDVLGMNFPQALKPAIAETISANKVANGVLRLTVTRGPGPRGVLPPKEAKQTVMISVTPSDIRTAEPVKAIIAQITRRNELSPLAQCKSLNYLDNIVARREAADRGTDEALLLNTVGSLAEATAANLFVVIDGTLLTPPTSDGALPGVMREEILPDAEERTLGPDDLARASEAFLTNSLGVRPLVTVDGNPIGDGLPGPVTKKYLNK; from the coding sequence ATGAAGGTCTATCTGAACGGCACATTGGTGGACCGGGACGACGCTCGCATTGACCCCATGGACCGAGGGCTACTTTTGGCAGATGGCCTGTTTGAAACCATCCGAATAGAAGACGGTGACCCGACCCGCTTGGATCGTCATCTTCATCGGCTCAACCATGGGTGCGACGTGTTGGGGATGAACTTCCCCCAAGCTTTAAAGCCAGCCATAGCCGAAACCATCTCGGCGAACAAAGTAGCTAACGGTGTCCTCCGTCTGACCGTGACTCGAGGCCCCGGACCTCGGGGTGTGTTGCCACCGAAAGAGGCTAAGCAAACGGTGATGATTTCAGTGACGCCAAGCGATATTCGCACAGCCGAGCCAGTGAAAGCCATAATTGCCCAAATCACCCGGCGGAACGAATTATCGCCTCTCGCCCAATGCAAAAGTTTGAACTATCTAGATAACATCGTCGCGCGGCGAGAAGCGGCTGACCGTGGAACGGACGAAGCCTTGTTGCTGAACACGGTGGGGAGCTTAGCCGAAGCAACGGCGGCAAATTTGTTTGTGGTGATTGACGGTACGCTGCTAACGCCGCCGACTTCAGATGGTGCATTGCCAGGGGTCATGCGGGAAGAAATATTACCCGATGCTGAGGAACGGACCCTGGGACCCGATGATTTGGCCCGTGCAAGTGAGGCGTTTCTGACAAATAGTCTTGGTGTGCGGCCGCTGGTAACTGTTGATGGCAATCCTATTGGTGATGGTCTGCCAGGACCGGTGACGAAAAAATATTTAAATAAATAA
- the moeB gene encoding molybdopterin-synthase adenylyltransferase MoeB — MDFNEAQIQRYARHILLPEVGGEGQAQLMAAKVLVVGAGGLGSPLLLYLAAAGVGTIGLVDDDAVDLSNLQRQIVHTTPSVGRPKVDSAAETLAAINPEVTLVRHTERLTTANAMELISAYDIVADGTDNFATRFLINDACYFAKRPLVSAAILRFDGQVSTFKAHEDGAHPCYRCLYREPPPDGQIPTCAEAGVLGALCGMVGSLQATEVIKEILHIGDSLSGSLVIYEGLGTTFRKIKVRPDPGCPLCGEAPSITDLSIHEH; from the coding sequence ATGGACTTCAACGAAGCCCAAATTCAACGCTATGCCCGTCACATCTTGCTTCCAGAAGTTGGTGGCGAAGGCCAAGCACAGCTTATGGCGGCGAAGGTCTTGGTCGTTGGTGCCGGCGGCTTGGGCTCACCTTTATTGCTATATCTTGCCGCCGCTGGTGTTGGCACCATTGGCTTGGTTGATGACGACGCGGTTGATCTCAGTAACTTGCAGCGGCAAATTGTTCACACCACGCCTTCGGTCGGACGGCCCAAAGTAGACAGCGCTGCCGAGACTCTCGCCGCCATCAATCCTGAAGTGACCTTGGTCCGTCACACCGAACGATTGACCACTGCGAACGCCATGGAATTGATCAGCGCTTATGATATCGTCGCCGATGGCACGGATAATTTTGCCACTCGGTTTTTGATCAACGACGCCTGCTATTTTGCCAAGCGGCCCTTGGTCTCGGCCGCTATTTTGCGCTTTGATGGACAGGTCTCCACGTTTAAGGCCCATGAAGACGGCGCGCATCCTTGTTACCGCTGTCTCTACCGCGAGCCACCGCCGGACGGGCAAATTCCGACCTGTGCCGAAGCCGGTGTGCTCGGCGCGCTTTGTGGCATGGTCGGGTCCCTGCAGGCGACAGAAGTGATCAAAGAAATTCTGCACATTGGCGATAGCCTGTCGGGGTCGTTGGTGATTTACGAAGGCTTGGGCACCACGTTCCGGAAAATCAAAGTGCGCCCAGACCCCGGCTGCCCGCTTTGTGGCGAGGCTCCTTCAATCACGGATTTATCAATCCATGAGCACTAA
- the cysK gene encoding cysteine synthase A encodes MASNDGANGEFRGRIYGDITETIGATPLIRLSRLMEDAGSKADIVAKCEFFNPLSSVKDRIGLAMIEAAETRGELGPNATIVEPTSGNTGIALAFVCAAKGYNLILTMPESMSMERRKMLLLLGAKIELTPAAKGMRGAIEKAEEILKATPNSIMPQQFNNPANPEIHRQTTAEEIWRDSDGKVDAIVSGVGTGGTFTGTGSVLKERKPELKMIAIEPEDSPILSGGVPGPHKIQGIGAGFIPGNMETDLIDEILKIGNETAFAMARKVALLEGLPVGISSGAALAAALELGERDDMAGKMIVVILPSFAERYLSTPLFEGLGLE; translated from the coding sequence ATGGCTTCGAACGACGGCGCTAATGGAGAATTTAGAGGTCGCATTTATGGCGATATCACGGAAACGATTGGGGCAACCCCGTTAATCCGTCTTAGCCGACTGATGGAGGATGCGGGCTCGAAAGCAGACATCGTTGCAAAATGTGAATTCTTTAATCCACTTTCCTCGGTCAAAGATCGCATCGGTTTGGCCATGATTGAGGCCGCTGAAACACGCGGTGAATTGGGCCCCAACGCAACCATCGTCGAGCCCACATCTGGCAATACAGGCATTGCCCTGGCCTTCGTCTGTGCCGCCAAGGGCTATAATTTGATCCTAACCATGCCGGAAAGCATGTCTATGGAGCGCCGGAAAATGCTGCTCTTGCTCGGTGCAAAAATTGAATTGACACCTGCCGCCAAAGGCATGCGCGGCGCAATTGAAAAGGCGGAGGAGATTTTGAAAGCCACGCCAAATTCAATCATGCCGCAACAATTTAATAATCCCGCCAACCCAGAAATTCACCGCCAAACTACGGCCGAAGAGATTTGGCGGGATTCGGACGGTAAAGTTGATGCGATTGTCAGCGGCGTTGGTACGGGGGGGACATTTACCGGCACCGGTTCGGTCCTAAAAGAACGGAAGCCGGAACTGAAGATGATTGCTATTGAACCAGAAGACAGCCCGATCCTTTCTGGTGGTGTCCCTGGCCCTCATAAAATTCAGGGCATAGGCGCGGGTTTTATCCCAGGGAATATGGAAACCGACCTGATCGATGAAATTCTCAAGATCGGCAATGAAACCGCTTTTGCGATGGCCCGAAAGGTTGCGCTGTTGGAAGGATTGCCGGTTGGCATTTCATCAGGTGCGGCACTCGCGGCAGCCCTGGAATTGGGTGAACGGGACGACATGGCTGGGAAAATGATCGTCGTTATTCTGCCGTCATTTGCCGAGCGCTATTTGTCGACGCCTTTGTTCGAGGGCCTAGGCCTGGAGTGA